Proteins from a genomic interval of Paenibacillus lentus:
- a CDS encoding YezD family protein, whose translation MAKPLKVDDVWLDRIAGLLDKMEFGSLNIVVHEGQIVQMERTERKRYEMGASSSAKSSGSQRNSARPFRQSGSR comes from the coding sequence ATGGCAAAACCATTAAAGGTTGACGATGTATGGTTAGATCGGATTGCAGGATTGTTAGACAAGATGGAGTTCGGCTCGCTCAACATTGTCGTCCATGAAGGACAAATCGTTCAGATGGAGCGTACAGAGCGGAAACGTTACGAAATGGGTGCTTCCAGTTCTGCCAAGTCCTCCGGAAGCCAGCGAAATTCAGCCCGGCCATTCCGGCAATCTGGAAGTAGATAG
- the cysW gene encoding sulfate ABC transporter permease subunit CysW, with the protein MAGFVPLSAKKPSTVRQRKVNESSVMKWILIGAAVLVLLWLIVLPLVVVITEALKKGWGVYIEAIGDPDALSALKLTLLVALITVPLNTIFGVAAAWAVTKFKFRGKQLLITLIDLPFAVSPVIGGLIYVLVYGANGWLGPWLQEHDLKVIFALPGIILATLFVTFPFVARELIPLMEDQGQQEEEAAVMLGARGFKVFWKVTLPNIKWGLLYGIILCNARAMGEFGAVSVVSGHIRGETNTLPLHVEILYNEYQFSASFAVASLLLLLALVTLVFKSWFTRKSQH; encoded by the coding sequence ATGGCTGGCTTTGTACCGCTATCTGCCAAGAAGCCATCCACGGTCAGGCAGCGCAAGGTGAATGAATCAAGCGTTATGAAATGGATTCTGATCGGGGCAGCAGTGCTGGTGCTGCTGTGGCTTATCGTTTTACCGCTAGTTGTAGTTATTACAGAAGCCCTGAAAAAAGGCTGGGGAGTATACATCGAGGCGATCGGGGATCCAGATGCCTTGTCGGCCTTGAAGCTCACGCTTCTAGTCGCACTCATTACGGTGCCGCTGAATACCATTTTTGGTGTAGCTGCTGCTTGGGCCGTGACAAAGTTTAAGTTTCGCGGAAAGCAGCTGCTAATCACGTTAATTGACTTGCCGTTTGCTGTATCTCCCGTGATTGGCGGATTGATCTATGTTCTTGTATACGGTGCTAATGGCTGGCTCGGCCCGTGGCTGCAGGAGCATGATTTGAAAGTCATATTCGCTCTCCCGGGGATCATTCTTGCGACCTTATTTGTAACCTTTCCTTTCGTCGCCAGAGAGCTCATTCCGTTAATGGAGGATCAGGGGCAGCAGGAGGAAGAGGCTGCAGTGATGCTTGGGGCACGGGGCTTTAAAGTCTTCTGGAAAGTGACACTGCCGAATATTAAATGGGGACTCTTATACGGCATTATACTATGTAATGCTAGAGCGATGGGGGAATTTGGCGCGGTATCCGTCGTCTCTGGGCATATCCGTGGGGAGACCAATACACTTCCGCTACATGTGGAAATTTTGTATAACGAGTACCAGTTCTCTGCGTCTTTTGCCGTAGCTTCTTTGTTGCTGCTGCTAGCGCTCGTTACTTTAGTGTTCAAAAGCTGGTTTACGCGTAAAAGTCAGCATTAA
- the cysT gene encoding sulfate ABC transporter permease subunit CysT, producing MHSSTSKRGVLPGFGITMGYSVLYISLVVLIPLSALLLNSTGLTWEKFWDVATDSRVLASYKVSFLTAAAAGLIDTVLGLLIAWVLVRYDFPGKNIFDAMIDLPFALPTAVAGVSLTAIYSANGWIGSLFEPLGIKIAFTPIGITLALMFIGIPFVVRTVQPVLQELDAEVEEAAATLGASRFRTFRSVVLPELLPPLLTGFALAFARGIGEYGSVVFISGNMPMKTEIAPLLIMSKLEQFDYAGATAVALILLFISFVLLLLINSLQRKVRKTAKE from the coding sequence ATGCACAGTAGCACTTCAAAGCGCGGAGTGCTTCCCGGCTTCGGGATCACGATGGGTTACAGCGTACTATATATTAGCTTGGTCGTATTGATTCCGTTATCTGCGCTGCTGCTGAATTCGACGGGTCTTACCTGGGAGAAGTTCTGGGATGTTGCGACAGATTCACGCGTACTTGCTTCATATAAGGTGAGCTTTCTGACTGCGGCAGCGGCCGGATTAATTGATACCGTACTCGGTCTCCTGATCGCGTGGGTACTCGTTCGATATGATTTTCCCGGCAAAAATATTTTTGATGCGATGATCGATCTTCCCTTTGCTCTGCCTACTGCGGTAGCAGGGGTGTCGCTGACAGCGATCTATTCGGCAAACGGCTGGATCGGCTCCTTATTTGAGCCGCTAGGGATAAAGATTGCATTCACCCCGATTGGCATCACGCTGGCGTTGATGTTCATAGGGATTCCCTTCGTTGTCAGGACGGTTCAACCTGTACTCCAGGAACTGGATGCAGAAGTCGAGGAGGCTGCGGCAACGCTGGGCGCCAGCCGCTTCCGGACATTTCGCTCCGTCGTACTGCCCGAGCTGCTGCCGCCGTTGCTGACGGGATTTGCCCTGGCATTTGCTCGCGGGATTGGGGAATACGGATCCGTTGTTTTCATTTCCGGCAATATGCCGATGAAGACGGAGATCGCCCCTCTGCTCATTATGTCGAAGCTGGAGCAGTTCGATTACGCCGGAGCTACAGCGGTGGCTTTGATCCTGCTGTTCATATCTTTTGTACTGTTGCTGCTCATCAACTCCCTGCAGCGGAAAGTACGCAAGACGGCGAAAGAGTGA
- a CDS encoding sulfate ABC transporter substrate-binding protein: protein MKKVLKQGMVVSLVLAVSLVATACGDKSSATDAEGNGGKAKEITLLNVSYDPTRELYSEFNEVFAAHWEQKSGQKVKIRQSHGGSGKQGRAVIDGLDADVVTLALGYDIDAVQQAGLIHEGWQQKYDHNSSPYTSTIVFLVRKGNPKGIKDWDDLIKDGIEVITPNPQTSGGARWNYLAAWGYAMHQNNNDEVKAQEFVKELYENVPVLDSGARGATTTFVERGLGDVLLAWENEAWLSVEELGPDKFDIVYPSESIIAEPPVAVVDKNIDKKGTREVAEAYLEYLYSEEGQTIAAENYYRPTLDSVKSKFEGAFPEIKLFTIDEEFGGWAAVHEKHFRDGGIFTQIYAPK from the coding sequence ATGAAAAAGGTGTTGAAGCAAGGGATGGTTGTTAGTCTCGTGCTGGCTGTTTCTTTGGTAGCAACGGCCTGCGGAGACAAGAGCAGCGCTACCGATGCCGAAGGAAACGGGGGAAAGGCAAAAGAGATAACCCTGCTGAACGTATCCTATGATCCGACCCGTGAATTGTATTCCGAGTTCAACGAAGTCTTTGCTGCTCACTGGGAGCAAAAGAGTGGGCAGAAGGTTAAGATCAGGCAATCCCATGGGGGTTCGGGCAAGCAGGGCCGGGCTGTCATCGACGGGCTTGACGCTGATGTCGTTACACTGGCTCTCGGCTATGATATCGACGCGGTTCAACAGGCCGGTTTAATTCATGAAGGCTGGCAGCAGAAATATGATCACAACAGTTCACCTTACACCTCGACGATCGTTTTCCTGGTTCGTAAAGGCAACCCTAAAGGGATCAAAGACTGGGATGATCTGATAAAGGACGGTATTGAGGTCATCACACCGAACCCGCAAACCTCAGGCGGAGCACGCTGGAATTACCTTGCGGCTTGGGGATATGCGATGCATCAGAACAACAATGATGAGGTCAAGGCACAGGAGTTTGTGAAGGAGCTGTATGAAAATGTTCCGGTCCTGGATAGCGGTGCCCGCGGGGCAACCACGACATTTGTGGAGCGTGGACTAGGGGACGTGCTGCTCGCTTGGGAGAATGAGGCCTGGCTGTCGGTGGAAGAGCTTGGTCCGGATAAATTCGATATTGTCTACCCGTCGGAGAGTATTATCGCTGAACCACCTGTAGCTGTTGTAGATAAAAATATCGATAAAAAAGGCACTCGCGAAGTAGCCGAGGCTTACTTAGAGTACCTGTATTCAGAAGAAGGCCAGACCATTGCCGCAGAAAATTACTATCGGCCTACGCTGGACAGCGTAAAGAGTAAATTCGAAGGTGCGTTCCCGGAAATTAAACTGTTTACGATTGACGAGGAATTTGGCGGATGGGCTGCAGTTCATGAGAAGCATTTTAGAGATGGCGGCATATTCACGCAAATTTATGCGCCTAAATAA
- a CDS encoding lactonase family protein, which produces MSIFDQHEQYFYVGGYSSAEEPGIHLCALNLGSGRLRLVDCTSGIENPSFLIVSEWSDELRLFAAMECEEGKVAAYNIERSDGRLTLLRSESTGGASPCHVSLSPSRHLLVANYSSGHVNSFELDEQGRLAGKAATVQHVGSGFRQDRQESAHAHHVLPSKDGRYAFVSDLGLDQIIIYRLEDGKLVTHREVVLPPGAGPRHFIIHPSDAIAYGINELNNTITVYAYNPTHGILEILQHVSTLPENFAEESYAADIHISPDGKYLYASNRGHDSIVRFKLDESDGGLSAPEWTSTGGRWPRNFAVTYDFVIVANQFSNNIKVLRRDPVTGSLSLTDSELEVKEPSCVAIVPHESQVSGV; this is translated from the coding sequence ATGAGCATCTTTGATCAACACGAGCAGTATTTCTACGTTGGAGGGTACTCGTCCGCAGAGGAACCAGGGATTCACCTCTGCGCCCTAAATCTCGGCAGCGGCAGGCTCCGCCTTGTTGATTGTACTTCTGGAATAGAGAACCCGTCCTTTCTAATTGTCAGCGAATGGTCGGATGAGCTACGGTTGTTCGCGGCCATGGAATGCGAGGAGGGCAAGGTGGCCGCATATAATATTGAGCGTAGCGATGGGCGGCTTACGCTGCTTCGTTCGGAAAGCACTGGCGGAGCCAGCCCCTGTCATGTATCATTATCTCCTTCCAGACACCTGCTTGTCGCCAACTATTCCAGTGGACACGTGAATAGCTTCGAACTGGATGAGCAGGGGAGGCTGGCCGGAAAGGCTGCTACGGTCCAGCATGTCGGAAGCGGCTTTCGCCAAGACCGTCAGGAATCCGCTCATGCCCATCACGTCCTCCCATCTAAGGACGGCCGATACGCCTTCGTATCCGATCTAGGTCTTGATCAGATCATTATTTACAGGTTAGAAGACGGCAAACTGGTCACCCATCGCGAGGTGGTGCTTCCGCCGGGGGCAGGACCAAGGCATTTCATCATTCATCCCTCGGATGCGATCGCTTATGGCATCAACGAGCTTAATAACACGATTACCGTGTATGCTTATAATCCAACGCACGGCATTTTGGAAATCCTACAGCATGTCAGCACGCTTCCGGAGAATTTCGCCGAGGAGAGCTATGCAGCGGATATTCATATCTCCCCAGATGGCAAGTATTTATATGCATCGAACCGGGGCCACGACAGCATTGTTCGCTTCAAGCTGGACGAGTCGGACGGGGGGCTGAGCGCACCGGAGTGGACGAGCACCGGTGGCAGATGGCCGCGTAATTTTGCCGTTACCTACGATTTTGTGATCGTGGCCAACCAATTCAGTAATAACATCAAAGTGCTTCGCAGAGACCCTGTAACAGGAAGCCTATCACTTACGGACAGTGAACTTGAGGTGAAGGAGCCATCTTGCGTCGCGATCGTACCGCATGAATCACAGGTGAGTGGCGTTTAG
- a CDS encoding RrF2 family transcriptional regulator, with amino-acid sequence MNSEFTVALHCLLFLHLHRECMANSEKIAMSVATHPARVRKVLSLLRKQGYVATKEGVGGGYLLSADLNTISLGDLYRLFARGSLQPVWCSGNQESPCQVSSNMHEVMDRIFAGGEDWLERYFDEIKVSRVKDLLQNLRPESSSVTNG; translated from the coding sequence ATGAACAGCGAGTTTACGGTTGCCTTGCATTGCCTGCTTTTTCTGCATCTTCATAGAGAGTGCATGGCTAACAGCGAGAAAATCGCAATGAGTGTTGCAACGCATCCTGCCCGTGTCCGCAAGGTACTGAGTTTGTTGAGAAAGCAAGGATACGTAGCGACGAAAGAAGGAGTAGGCGGCGGATACCTGCTAAGCGCTGACTTGAATACCATCAGCCTTGGCGACTTGTATCGCCTGTTCGCGAGGGGCTCACTTCAGCCAGTGTGGTGCTCGGGCAATCAGGAATCGCCCTGTCAGGTGTCCTCGAACATGCATGAGGTGATGGATCGAATTTTTGCTGGCGGCGAAGATTGGCTCGAACGCTATTTTGACGAAATTAAAGTATCCAGAGTAAAGGACTTGCTTCAGAATTTGCGTCCAGAATCGAGTAGTGTGACAAACGGATAA